Proteins encoded in a region of the Ptychodera flava strain L36383 chromosome 4, AS_Pfla_20210202, whole genome shotgun sequence genome:
- the LOC139131922 gene encoding uncharacterized protein isoform X1: MVESRTSGLWKGLILVALMALGLFLLADRLSNDDKVNKDKAVAKEINRDNTRHLQEAGETRRLNIYQAGVLKPYEEPVVPNTVHYVWLGQKAFKFHHLVSIASAKRILKPDKILFHTNVDIMVDSDNMDFREGVESGRLWKQAREIPGFTPVRFQPTEQINNITLDPKTQHFHSRIQILKRYGGIYLDDDVIVINSFSPLMIYEFVIGRENSGLNTGIMLSKGNVSFLAHLLNEFRMYGTDSFSPEGSFYGIAALYPETVHVEPKKFRRLDALQSDNHEDNIFFGRIDHYQNYALKLYYDLYFLEETEMKVKYINTTFGELARLAYYGTPSIRRDWPPNIIRNLLVPNIIHYVWFGRHDFHFHHFLSIKSALHIQKAEKIMFHTDATPTGVWWEKAKKIAGSKLNVTRLEQPTEVFGRALPKVHYRSDVARLQVLLQYGGIFIEEDTLIVRSLDAIRHFPFTMGLDVYGLNNGVMLAEKGAEFLRYYYDSYHFFNDAEDHFNSAMEPYRIGNDHPDSLNIEEIRLTRPDWTDWFDMGRLWRENGKRDWSHMLCVQLKWINHDKTYQPEDILQMDTTFGEIARFVYFGSKDTIKESINIDEFHKGFERDDGHEHILRSKDKNVKNSPLKEMEERKMNTTYAK; the protein is encoded by the coding sequence ATGGTCGAATCAAGAACTTCAGGACTATGGAAAGGCTTGATCCTTGTCGCATTGATGGCCCTTGGACTTTTTCTACTCGCTGACAGGTTATCAAATGATGACAAAGTGAACAAGGACAAAGCTGTTGCTAAGGAAATCAACAGAGACAATACACGGCATCTACAAGAAGCAGGTGAAACCAGGCGTTTAAATATATATCAGGCGGGCGTGCTCAAACCCTATGAGGAACCTGTCGTACCAAATACTGTTCACTATGTTTGGTTGGGCCAGAAAGCGTTTAAATTCCATCACTTAGTCAGCATTGCGAGTGCAAAGAGGATTTTAAAACCGGACAAAATACTTTTCCACACGAACGTTGACATTATGGTTGATTCAGACAACATGGACTTCAGGGAAGGTGTAGAGAGTGGTAGATTGTGGAAACAGGCGAGAGAAATCCCTGGCTTTACTCCGGTCCGTTTTCAACCAacagaacaaataaataatatcaCCTTGGATCCAAAAACGCAGCATTTCCATTCCCgcattcaaattttaaagagaTATGGCGGCATCTACCTCGACGATGACGTCATCGTTATCAATTCCTTTTCTCCACTGATGATATACGAGTTTGTGATTGGTCGAGAGAACAGCGGTCTCAATACAGGTATTATGCTGAGTAAGGGCAATGTCAGTTTTCTTGCCCACCTGTTGAATGAGTTCAGAATGTACGGCACTGATTCGTTTTCCCCTGAAGGAAGTTTCTACGGAATTGCTGCTCTGTATCCAGAAACTGTCCACGTTGAACCCAAAAAATTCAGACGTTTGGATGCATTGCAATCCGACAACCATGAGGACAATATTTTCTTCGGACGGATCGACCATTACCAGAATTACGCCCTCAAACTCTACTACGATCTTTACTTTCTGGAAGAGACAGAAATGAAGGTGAAGTATATCAACACCACTTTTGGAGAGCTTGCACGACTGGCATACTATGGAACGCCTTCGATACGACGAGATTGGCCGCCAAATATCATTCGAAACCTTCTTGTTCCCAACATTATTCATTACGTCTGGTTTGGTCGCCACGATTTCCACTTCCATCACTTCCTCAGCATAAAAAGCGCCCTCCACATACAGAAGGCAGAGAAAATTATGTTTCACACAGATGCTACGCCAACCGGTGTATGGTGGGagaaagctaaaaaaattgccGGCTCCAAATTAAACGTAACTCGTCTGGAGCAGCCAACAGAAGTTTTTGGTCGAGCTTTACCAAAGGTTCATTACAGATCAGACGTTGCCCGATTGCAAGTCTTGCTCCAGTATGGCGGGATTTTCATCGAGGAAGACACGCTCATCGTTCGAAGTCTGGATGCCATCAGACACTTCCCATTCACCATGGGATTGGACGTATACGGCCTTAATAATGGAGTGATGCTGGCAGAAAAGGGTGCAGAATTCCTTCGTTACTACTATGATTCATATCACTTCTTTAACGATGCTGAAGACCACTTTAATTCTGCCATGGAGCCGTATCGCATTGGCAATGACCATCCGGATAGCCTGAACATTGAAGAAATTCGGTTGACGCGACCGGACTGGACGGATTGGTTCGATATGGGAAGGTTGTGGCGGGAAAATGGCAAGAGGGACTGGTCACACATGCTGTGTGTCCAACTGAAGTGGATTAATCACGATAAAACTTACCAACCTGAAGATATTCTGCAGATGGACACCACCTTCGGAGAAATAGCGCGATTTGTTTACTTTGGATCGAAGGACACGATCAAAGAAAGTATCAACATAGACGAGTTTCACAAAGGCTTTGAAAGAGACGACGGTCATGAACATATTCTAAGATCAAAAGACAAAAACGTGAAAAACTCTCCACTGAAAGAAATGGAAGAGAGAAAGATGAATACTACATACGCAAAGTAA